One genomic segment of Ictalurus punctatus breed USDA103 chromosome 4, Coco_2.0, whole genome shotgun sequence includes these proteins:
- the LOC108263925 gene encoding extracellular calcium-sensing receptor-like, whose protein sequence is MTLLLLWLLLLHFSIFNVTLESQCTLQNNFEPGFMAGGDFVIGGIFPLHYNQEMPDLNCTYKPGPVRCNGFDPRAFRWALTMKLAVEEINNSTELLPNHTLGYKIFDSCAYPLTGQRAALAVMNGPVEADRPMCSSASPMLAIIGESGSAQSIVVSRILRPFRIPMISYFSSCACLSDRREFPTFFRVIPSDAYQVKAIAKLLIHFNWTWVGVVRGDHAYGRSALQGLLKELEDTSVCVSYQEMIPLLYDSQRAIEIIRVMNSSSARVVVVFSAEGELTPFLKDYMKLNVTGIQWIASEAWVTASVFTGSEYYPFLGGTIGFGIRQGYIPKLKDYITTVNPQTYSSNTLVQELWGALYGCSPFSSFTHSAQLPLCTGQEILNKQHSAYMNTSSPRIAYNVYKGVYAIAHSLHNLISCKPGNGPFNNSMCADSTKVYPWQLQHYLQEVSFTISGEMVNFDMNGDSIPSYDLINWQKGTAGNIELVKVGMYDGAQEAGSELIIYDTAITWARDKSEVPVSVCSDSCPPGSRKAVRQGEPLCCFDCVPCDSGKISNQTDSVDCMVCPEGYWSNDDGTACIPKVIEFLSHDAMGLTLTAIAVVGACVTLAVFTVFLYHRNTPIVRMNNSELSFFILLSLTLCFLCALIFIGEPTSWSCMLRHTAFSITFSLCISCILGKTLVVLAAFTATQPGNNVMKWLGPIQQRIIIFSCTLVQVIICAAWLISSPPFPNRNTQYQHSKIILDCSVGSELAFWCVLGYIGILACLCFILAFLARKLPGNFNEAKFITFSMLIFCAVWLAFIPAYVSSPGKFTTAVEIFAILASSFGLLLCLFAPKCYIILLKPEKNTKQHLMGK, encoded by the exons ATGACTCTTCTACTTCTGTGGCTCCTGTTGCTCCACTTCTCCATCTTCAATGTAACCTTGGAATCGCAGTGCACTCTGCAGAATAATTTTGAGCCAGGATTCATGGCTGGTGGAGACTTTGTCATTGGTGGCATTTTCCCCTTGCATTACAATCAGGAAATGCCAGATCTGAACTGCACATACAAACCAGGACCAGTGCGGTGTAATGG GTTTGATCCCAGAGCTTTCCGCTGGGCTCTGACTATGAAGCTTGCTGTGGAAGAAATTAACAACAGTACTGAGCTGTTACCTAACCACACTCTAGGTTATAAAATATTTGATTCCTGTGCATATCCTTTAACTGGTCAGAGAGCAGCTCTGGCTGTTATGAATGGACCAGTGGAAGCAGATAGACCCATGTGTTCAAGTGCTAGCCCGATGCTGGCCATCATTGGTGAATCTGGATCTGCTCAATCTATTGTGGTGTCTAGAATTTTACGACCTTTCAGGATtccaatg ATCAGCTACTTCTCATCCTGTGCCTGTCTCAGTGACAGGCGAGAATTCCCCACCTTCTTTAGGGTCATCCCTAGTGATGCGTACCAGGTGAAAGCCATTGCCAAGCTACTGATACATTTCAACTGGACATGGGTGGGTGTGGTTAGGGGTGACCATGCTTATGGGCGCTCTGCTCTGCAGGGTCTACTTAAGGAGCTGGAGGATacaagtgtatgtgtgtcttaTCAGGAGATGATCCCCCTGCTGTATGACAGCCAGAGAGCAATAGAGATCATCCGTGTGATGAACAGCTCCAGTGCtcgtgtggtggtggtgttttcaGCTGAGGGGGAGCTCACACCTTTTCTGAAAGACTATATGAAACTGAATGTTACTGGAATTCAGTGGATTGCCAGTGAGGCCTGGGTAACAGCTTCAGTGTTCACAGGAAGTGAGTACTACCCATTTCTGGGAGGCACGATCGGGTTTGGTATACGGCAGGGCTATATTCCAAAGCTGAAAGATTATATAACAACAGTAAATCCACAGACATACTCCTCCAACACTTTGGTGCAGGAACTGTGGGGTGCTCTGTATGGGTGCTCTCCCTTTTCCTCCTTTACCCATAGTGCTCAGCTGCCCCTCTGCACTGGACAGGAGATACTCAATAAGCAACACTCTGCCTACATGAACACATCTAGTCCTCGCATTGCTTATAATGTATACAAAGGCGTGTATGCTATTGCTCACTCCCTCCATAATCTAATTTCCTGCAAACCTGGAAATGGTCCATTTAATAACTCCATGTGCGCTGACAGCACTAAAGTCTATCCATGGCAG CTCCAGCATTACCTACAAGAAGTCTCGTTTACTATCTCTGGTGAGATGGTCAACTTTGATATGAATGGTGACTCAATCCCATCCTACGACCTGATCAACTGGCAGAAGGGCACAGCTGGCAATATTGAGCTAGTTAAAGTGGGCATGTATGATGGAGCTCAAGAGGCTGGGAGTGAGCTGATCATTTATGACACAGCTATCACATGGGCCAGAGACAAAAGTGAG GTGCCAGTCTCTGTTTGCAGTGACAGCTGCCCTCCGGGATCTAGGAAAGCTGTCCGTCAAGGGGAGCCTTTGTGCTGCTTTGACTGTGTACCATGTGACAGTGGCAAGATTAGTAATCAGACAG ATTCAGTAGACTGCATGGTCTGTCCTGAAGGTTATTGGTCCAACGATGATGGAACAGCATGTATTCCCAAGGTCATTGAGTTCCTTTCCCATGATGCAATGGGGTTAACATTGACAGCTATTGCTGTTGTTGGGGCCTGTGTGACCTTAGCTGTATTTACAGTCTTTCTCTACCACAGAAATACTCCTATTGTACGTATGAATAACTCAGAGCTGAGTTTCTTCATCCTGCTCTCCTTGACCCTGTGTTTCCTGTGTGCACTGATCTTTATTGGGGAGCCCACATCCTGGTCATGCATGCTGCGTCACACTGCTTTCAGCATCACCTTTTCCCTCTGCATCTCTTGCATCCTGGGTAAAACCTTAGTGGTTCTTGCTGCTTTCACAGCCACGCAGCCTGGAAACAATGTGATGAAATGGCTTGGGCCTATACAGCAGAGGATCATTATCTTTAGCTGCACCCTAGTCCAGGTGATCATCTGTGCTGCATGGCTCATATCCTCCCCTCCATTCCccaacagaaacacacagtacCAGCACTCTAAGATCATTCTAGACTGCAGTGTGGGATCTGAGCTGGCCTTCTGGTGTGTACTAGGCTATATTGGCATCCTGGCctgtttgtgtttcattttggcCTTTCTGGCTCGTAAATTGCCTGGAAATTTTAACGAGGCTAAATTTATTACTTTTAgcatgttaatattttgtgcGGTGTGGCTGGCATTCATACCTGCCTATGTAAGTTCACCTGGTAAATTCACTACTGCAGTTGAAATATTTGCTATTTTAGCTTCGAGCTTTGGCCTCCTTTTGTGCTTATTTGCACCAAAGTGCTACATTATTCTGCTCAAACCAGAAAAGAATACCAAACAACATCTaatgggaaaataa